Below is a genomic region from Sphingomonas phyllosphaerae.
CAGCCATTGTCCGTCCGGCCCGCCGGGCTGGAGCTCCAATGCCGTGAAGCGCGCGACCAGCCAGTCGAGCGTCTTCTTCTCCCCCGCCGTCCCCGGCGCGCGCCCGCCATATTCCGGAGAGGCCAGCACACGCACGTCATCGGACAACCGCTGCGGCGCGGCATTCTCGGCCAGCAACGGAGTGGCGATCGTCGCGGCCAGCGCCAGCGCAAGAGAAAGCCGCATCATCAATCCTTCCAACGTACCAGCACGTGATTTTCGCGGCGATCGACATCAATCGACCCGATCGCATCGACCAGGTCGGACAGCCGCTTGTAGCCATAATTGCGCACGTCGAAGCTCGACCGGTTGGCGGCGCGCTGCCCCAGCGCCGACAGCCGCACGAAGCCCTTGGCATCGGGCTTCAGCGAGTCATAGGCGTCGTGAAGCAATTGCAGCAATTCGGGATCGTCCGCCGGCCGCGTCGCCGCCGGGGCGGGGGCAGGGGGCGATGCACTCGCCGGCACGCCGATCGGCGGCGGTACCGACTCGCCGATCGGGACCTCGACGCGCCGCGCGCGCTTCGGCTTGGTCGTTTCCATCAGCGCGTTGACGTCGATGAAGCGCGTGCAGGCGTTGCGGAAACCCGCCGGCGTGTTGCTGTTGCCGAAGCCATAGACGTCGAGCCCGTCCTGCCGGATGCGGGTGGCGAGCGGCATGAAGTCGCTGTCGGACGACATGATCCCGAACGCATCGACGCGCCCGCGGTGGAGCAGGTCCATCGCGTCGATCGTCATCTTCATGTCGGTCGCGTTCTTGCCGCGCGTCAGGTCGAACTGCTGCTGCGGTTCGATGCCGTGCTTGACGCTCATGTCGCGCCAGCCCTTCAGCCCTTCCTTGGACCAATTGCCGTAGACGCGGCGCACGTTGACGCGCCCGAACTCGGCGAGCGCGGTTAGCACGGGGTCGAGCGCCTGC
It encodes:
- a CDS encoding NYN domain-containing protein, producing MAADDNPNRNIALLIDADNASWQALDPVLTALAEFGRVNVRRVYGNWSKEGLKGWRDMSVKHGIEPQQQFDLTRGKNATDMKMTIDAMDLLHRGRVDAFGIMSSDSDFMPLATRIRQDGLDVYGFGNSNTPAGFRNACTRFIDVNALMETTKPKRARRVEVPIGESVPPPIGVPASASPPAPAPAATRPADDPELLQLLHDAYDSLKPDAKGFVRLSALGQRAANRSSFDVRNYGYKRLSDLVDAIGSIDVDRRENHVLVRWKD